In the genome of Pseudomonadota bacterium, one region contains:
- a CDS encoding Rieske 2Fe-2S domain-containing protein has translation MALRYDAATTPPPSFAEGRNMRQKVRATGLDPNYWYAVEFADRIQPAQVLEVVFWKRSIALFRAANGEFHAIENRCAHRQLKLTLGSVEGCRLVCMYHGWSYDGEGRVASIPHPLFGKAMPEFRVASFPVRVRYGLVWLFPGDPALAEGRTVPDIPELEGPGRWACRPLSFTWTAHHSMIIDNVSDFTHAHLHRKYRPFGDARLLRCETVGDNVHVAYDTEVGRGRISGLFVDHRRINTNHMELCYQYPYQWSNTDDAIKHWLFVLPIDEHRTRMFFLFYFKSFKIPFTGIPIPRGAMDWVLWIANRWLIAPLLDQDRSAVEAEQSAYAQHWTAPIAELNPAVRAFQEVTVRKWQAYLDSLDAPSGAARRVPSPSAL, from the coding sequence ATGGCTCTGCGCTACGATGCCGCCACGACCCCGCCACCGTCATTCGCGGAGGGTCGCAACATGCGCCAGAAGGTCCGCGCCACCGGCCTGGATCCTAACTACTGGTACGCCGTCGAGTTTGCGGACCGCATCCAACCCGCTCAGGTGCTCGAGGTGGTGTTCTGGAAGCGCTCCATCGCGTTGTTCCGCGCAGCGAACGGCGAGTTCCACGCCATCGAAAACCGCTGCGCCCACCGCCAGCTCAAGCTCACCTTGGGGAGCGTGGAGGGCTGCCGTCTGGTGTGCATGTACCATGGCTGGAGCTACGATGGCGAGGGGCGCGTGGCCAGCATTCCGCACCCTTTGTTCGGCAAGGCCATGCCGGAGTTCCGCGTCGCGAGCTTCCCCGTGCGTGTCCGCTATGGGCTCGTGTGGTTGTTCCCCGGCGATCCCGCGCTCGCCGAGGGGCGGACCGTCCCCGATATCCCGGAGCTGGAAGGGCCGGGGCGTTGGGCCTGCCGGCCGCTGTCCTTCACCTGGACCGCCCATCATTCGATGATCATCGATAACGTCAGCGATTTCACCCACGCGCACCTGCACCGCAAATACCGGCCGTTCGGCGATGCGCGACTGCTCCGCTGCGAGACCGTGGGCGACAATGTCCATGTGGCCTACGACACGGAGGTCGGGCGCGGCCGGATCTCGGGGCTGTTCGTGGACCATCGACGCATCAATACCAACCATATGGAGCTCTGTTACCAGTATCCCTACCAATGGTCCAACACCGATGACGCAATCAAACATTGGCTGTTCGTCCTTCCCATCGACGAGCACCGCACCCGGATGTTCTTCCTGTTTTATTTCAAGTCGTTCAAGATCCCGTTTACGGGCATCCCGATCCCGCGCGGCGCCATGGATTGGGTGCTCTGGATCGCGAATCGATGGTTGATCGCGCCGCTCCTGGACCAGGATCGCTCGGCGGTCGAGGCCGAGCAGAGCGCCTACGCCCAGCACTGGACCGCGCCCATCGCGGAGCTCAACCCGGCCGTACGCGCGTTCCAGGAGGTCACGGTCCGCAAATGGCAGGCGTATCTGGATAGTCTCGACGCGCCTTCCGGCGCGGCGCGGCGAGTGCCGTCGCCGTCGGCACTCTAA